DNA from Bordetella genomosp. 13:
CCTGGTGCTGGCGGGCGGCGTGGATGCGCTGTCGCGCGCGCCCGTGCTGCTGTCCGACGACATGGTGCGGTGGCTGGGGCGCTGGTCATCGGGCCGCGGCGCGATGGACAGGCTGGCGGCCCTGGGCAGTTTTCCGCTGCGCAAGCTGGCGCCGGTCATCGGACTGCTGAAGGGCCTGACCGATCCGGTGGTGGGCCTGTCGATGGGGCAGACCGCCGAGAACCTGGCCACGCGCTTCGGCATCGATCGCGCCGCCATGGATGCGTATGCCGCGCGCAGCCACCAGCGCACGCTGGACGCCCGCGCCGCGGGCCGGCTGGCCGCCGAGATCGCGCCGCTGGTGGACCCGCGCGGCGGCAAGCTGTACGAGCACGACGACGGCGTGCGGGAGGACTCCACCACGGAACGCCTGGGCAAGCTGCGGCCGGTGTTCGACAAGCCGTGGGGCAACGTCACGGCCGGCAACAGTTCGCAGGTGACCGACGGCGCGGCCATGCTGCTGCTAGCCTCGCAGGCCGCGGTGGAGCGCTGGCGGCTGCAACCGCTGGGCCGCATCGTCGACAGCCAATGGGCAGGCCTCGATCCCGCGCAGATGGGCCTGGGGCCGGTGCATGCGGCCACGCCCATCCTGCAGCGTCATGGGCTGCGCCTGAACGACCTGGACCTGTGGGAAATCAACGAGGCCTTCGCCGCGCAGGTGCTGGCCTGCCTGGCCGCATGGCAGGACGACGCCTACTGCCGTGAACACCTGGGCAGCGCCGCGTGGGGCCGCCTGGACCAGGACCGTCTCAATGTGGACGGCGGCGCCATCGCGCTGGGCCACCCCGTGGGCGCATCGGGCGCGCGCATCGTCCTGCATCTGCTGCAAGCGCTGCGCGCGCGCGGCCTGCGGCGCGGCATGGCGGCCATCTGCATCGGCGGCGGCCAGGGCGGCGCCATGCTGGTGGAGACCGTGGACGCAGAGCCCGCGCACGCGCACGCCAAGGAGGCTGCATGAACACCGACCTGCCGCGCGACGACGCCGGCGCCGCACAAGGAACCGCGGCGGCCGCGCCGCATGGCGTCGACGCCCGCGCACGTGACACGGCGCCACCGCACGGCGGCACGACCACGAACTGGCGGCTGCGCCACGACCAGGACGGCGTGGCGTGGCTGACGCTGGACTGCGCCGGCGGCGCCGTCAACACCTTGTCGGCGCCGGTGCTGGCCGAGCTGGCGTCCATGCTCGACGCGCTGGATGCGAGGCCGCCGCGCGGCCTGGTGATCCGCTCGGCGAAGCCGGCCGGCTTCGCGGCCGGCGCCGACATCGACGAATTCGCCGCGCTGAATGGCGCGCAGGAGGCGCGTGCCCTGATCGCGCGCGGCTGGGACCTGTTCGCGCGGCTGGCGGCGGTGCGATACCCCACGCTGGCGCTGATCCATGGCCACTGCCTGGGCGGCGGCCTGGAGTTGGCGCTGGCATGCCGCTATCGGCTGGTGGCCGACGAACCCGATACCGCGCTGTCCTTGCCCGAAGTGATGCTCGGCATTTTCCCGGGATGGGGCGGCATGTCGCGGCTGCCGGCGCTGGTGGGCGCGCCCGCCGCGCTGGACATGATGCTGACCGGCCGGCGCGTCGACGCCCGGCGCGCCGCCGCGCTCGGGCTGGCCGATGCGCGCGTGCCGACGCGGCTGCTGGACGCGGCCGCGCGCCACACCGTGCTGTCCGGCAAGCCGCGACGTCGCGCCCGGGGCCTGCCCGCGCTGCTGAATCGTTCGCCGCTGAAAGCGCTGGCGGCCCGCCAGGCGCGCAAGCGCATCGCCGACAAGGATCCGCAGGGCCACTACCCCGCACCCGCCGCCATCGTCGATCTGTGGGAACACCACGACGGCAACGCGCTGCGGGCGCCGGCCCTGCTCGAGACCATCCTGGCCTCGGACACGGCGCGCAACCTGGTGCGCGTGTTCCGCCTGCAGGAGCGGCTGAAGGCCCATGGCAAGCAGGAGGGCGCCGCGCCGGTGACGCACGTGCACGTCGTGGGCGCGGGCACCATGGGCGGCGACATCGCGGCCTGGTGCGCGCTGCGCGGCCTGAAGGTGACGCTGCAGGACCAGGACATGGCGCGCATCGCGCCCGCGCTGGGGCGGGCGGGCAAGTTCTACGCGGACAAGCTGAAGGACCGCCGCGCGGCGCGCGCGGCCTTCGACCGCCTGGTGCCCGATCCGCGCGGCGACGGCGTCGCCCACGCGGACCTGGTCATCGAAGCCATCGTCGAACAGCTCGACGCCAAGCGCACGTTGTATCGCCAGATCGAACCCCGCCTGAAGCCGGGCGCGCTGCTGGCCACCAACACCTCCAGCCTGTCGCTGCGGGACCTGGGCGCGGAACTGGCGCAGCCGGAGCGCCTGGTGGGCATTCATTTCTTCAATCCGGTGGCCCGCATGCCGCTGGTGGAAGTGGTGCGCGGCCCGGCTGACGACGGCGGCGCGCAGGCGCGCGCCTGCGCCTTTGTCGGCGCCATCGGCAAGCTGCCGCTGCCGGTTCGCGATGCGCCCGGCTTCCTGGTCAATGCCGTGCTCGCGCCCTATCTGCTCGAAGCCATGCGCTGCGTGGATGAAGGCCTGGCTCCCGAAACCATCGATGCGGCCATGACGGCGTTCGGCATGCCCATGG
Protein-coding regions in this window:
- a CDS encoding acetyl-CoA C-acetyltransferase; this encodes MNFQPVYVVDGARSPFLKARNAPGPFAAADLAVQAGRALLPRQPFTPDVLDEVVVGCAAPSPDEVNIGRVIALRLGCGDRVPGWTVMRNCASGMQALDSAISSIQLGRHDLVLAGGVDALSRAPVLLSDDMVRWLGRWSSGRGAMDRLAALGSFPLRKLAPVIGLLKGLTDPVVGLSMGQTAENLATRFGIDRAAMDAYAARSHQRTLDARAAGRLAAEIAPLVDPRGGKLYEHDDGVREDSTTERLGKLRPVFDKPWGNVTAGNSSQVTDGAAMLLLASQAAVERWRLQPLGRIVDSQWAGLDPAQMGLGPVHAATPILQRHGLRLNDLDLWEINEAFAAQVLACLAAWQDDAYCREHLGSAAWGRLDQDRLNVDGGAIALGHPVGASGARIVLHLLQALRARGLRRGMAAICIGGGQGGAMLVETVDAEPAHAHAKEAA
- a CDS encoding 3-hydroxyacyl-CoA dehydrogenase NAD-binding domain-containing protein, with protein sequence MNTDLPRDDAGAAQGTAAAAPHGVDARARDTAPPHGGTTTNWRLRHDQDGVAWLTLDCAGGAVNTLSAPVLAELASMLDALDARPPRGLVIRSAKPAGFAAGADIDEFAALNGAQEARALIARGWDLFARLAAVRYPTLALIHGHCLGGGLELALACRYRLVADEPDTALSLPEVMLGIFPGWGGMSRLPALVGAPAALDMMLTGRRVDARRAAALGLADARVPTRLLDAAARHTVLSGKPRRRARGLPALLNRSPLKALAARQARKRIADKDPQGHYPAPAAIVDLWEHHDGNALRAPALLETILASDTARNLVRVFRLQERLKAHGKQEGAAPVTHVHVVGAGTMGGDIAAWCALRGLKVTLQDQDMARIAPALGRAGKFYADKLKDRRAARAAFDRLVPDPRGDGVAHADLVIEAIVEQLDAKRTLYRQIEPRLKPGALLATNTSSLSLRDLGAELAQPERLVGIHFFNPVARMPLVEVVRGPADDGGAQARACAFVGAIGKLPLPVRDAPGFLVNAVLAPYLLEAMRCVDEGLAPETIDAAMTAFGMPMGPIELADTVGLDIALAAGRELAGGAEPPRCLMQRVERGELGRKSGRGFYAWRDGKADKGKAGDAPPGLAQRLTDPLVARARQQLAAGVVSDADLADAGVIFGTGYAPYTGGPLHGERARGARTTE